One Lycium ferocissimum isolate CSIRO_LF1 unplaced genomic scaffold, AGI_CSIRO_Lferr_CH_V1 ctg4253, whole genome shotgun sequence genomic window, GAACCAGTGAACCTACGAGAGAGCAGAGTCAAATTAAATTAGAAGCTCTCGCTAAAATTCAACTACATGAAATATGAGCTTGGGTTTTGTTCCGTTTCAAACCTGTTCTCAACGTTCCCTAAATTGACAAAAGCTTTTCCCTTTCCACCCTTAAATTGACAAAAGCTTCTTAATTGCTCGCAAGTTTGTAAGGTATGACCTTTAGACGAGAGAGCAGAGTCAAATAGAATGTTCCTCAGTACGGTCATTTCGTTTTCAACTGTGCAAATTTGATTACATGAAATATCAGCTGGTTGGGTTTTGACCCATTTTAAAACCCGTTCCCAAATTTGACCCCATTTGCTACCACTACTGCTAAACATCTTTTGTGGTTAGTTGCCTGCTTCTCTTTCCTTTGATGCTGATAGATTAGGTAATTTCCTGTTCCAATATAATCAGTCTGGTTGTGACTAGCTTCCTTCTATAAATCAAACATTTGTGTAATAGTTACTGCCAAATTAATGGTGTCAATGTACCGAAAAGAGTGAGGGTAATTGCATAGAAGTTGGTTAGTAAGTCTCTTGACTAGCTCCTCATAGACAACGTGCAACCACCTTTACCATTTTAACATTCTTTATCAAGCCTTTCTAAAGTTGCAATTTCAACAATTTTAACATTCCTATTGAAGTCTTTTCGAAGTTGCTATGAATTTTCATGGAACCACAGTGCTTTTATTCTTAAGCTAGATACATCCTTACCTATCTATATGCACTATAAATGCTTACTCTCCCGATGACTGTACAAAAACACTATGTTTCTTGGTGAAGTCTATACCTAACACTATGTCCCTATAACATTGAAATGTGTCCCCTTAATCTTAGTATGACTTTATGTGGCCTGTTCTGCTGAGTGTGTGGGAATTCCTTGTTCAAGTATTGGTTTCACATGTATGTTATTCCTGATATGTCCGCTAGTATATATGCAACTACGTGTCTGCTCTGCTGTCTGGTGAGGGTTAATGTCTTGACTCCTGAGTGTCTATGTGCATGTGTCTCTGCGCATTTTTGAAGATTTTGGATATTAGCGGCTTTAGAAATTTTGTCCCATCATCTATCATTACATCTCTGCagtttgcaatttttttttttttgacagtTAACACTCCATATTTGATGTTGGTGTCCCCTTCCAGTAGCTCCTCCCtcattttctccttttctttttctatatcTTTTGTTGCTTTCAAGGTTGAAGTAACTCATAAAATTGAGAATTTTTTTCTGGATTCAGGTTACTgaagtttctttttttggttgatTTGTAGATTACTGAAGAGTTGTTATGGGAGTTGTTTGTTCAAGCAGGTCCAGTAGGTATGTCTAAATATTTAACTGAACAGCTAGCCCCTTTAACATCctctttgtttttaaatttttcatcaGCATCCTCTGAggattttttagattttttgaGAAACTTAGATTCTTTTAAATCTCATTTATTCTCTATATAAATCAATATGTGTTGCAGTCAATGTTTATGTCCCCAAGGACAGAGTTACTAATGCTCATCAAGGATACGGTTTTGTGGAATTCCGAAGTGAAGAAGATGCTGACTATGTAAGTGTTGGTTATTTTTCTTGTTACACTATTTTTACTTGCTTCAGCatggatttgatttttggtatTCATTGCTTACTCTCTCTAAAACACTATTATTGCAGGCAATTAAGGTACTGAATATGATTAAACTTTATGGGAAACCAATACGAGTGAATAAGGTAATCCTGTGCATTGATGCGTCTCCCCTTGCTATAATGAATTTTTCCACATATTTCACATTCTCTTTAATCTAATACTTTATCCTGGTACAGGCATCTCAAGATAAAAAGAGTGTTGATGTTGGTGCCAACTTGTTTGTTGGGAACCTTGATCCTGTAAGCAGTAGATATCTTTGACAGTATTTTACAAACTCTTGTGCTATTCAATTTCGGAAACATTCAAATGCTACCCTCCCACGTTGTGACCtccaggttgttgttgttgttgttgtgctattctcaatgttgttgttgttgttgtgctaTTCTCATTCAAATGTGTCTGGACGTAGACAGTGGATAACAGCTTTTATTTAGGTGTATAACATCATCTGCATATTATCACCCTGCTCATGCTAGCAGTTTTGTTGACTTATAAAACCATTTCTGTTTTCTATGCAGGATGTAGATGAGAAGCTTCTATACGACACTTTTAGTGCTTTTGGAGTTGTTGTCTCAAATCCAAAGGTTTAAGTCATTTCTCTTCTACTTTCATATGATTCATGATTCTTCATTTTGCTGCTTTTAAAGATGCGTGTCTGGACTTCCTACGtagtaaagaaaaaagaagagctCAATCTGTATTGATTAATTCTTGCCTATTTTGTATCCCTGCTTCAGATTATGTTTTTAAATCCTAACAATCTGCTAGTGAGTATTGTATCCATACATCCTCTAACAAACATCTAGCCCTTGTAAAGTTGATTCTCTAGGTTCTCTCTTGccctttattttcatttttcaattgGGTGGGGGGAGCCCAAAAAAGACAGTTCCTTGATGGTTGCAATGTCATTAATGATTGTCCTCCTTACTTAGCGT contains:
- the LOC132044364 gene encoding uncharacterized protein LOC132044364, which codes for MTTRIAPGVGANLLGQHSAERNQDATAYVGNLDPQITEELLWELFVQAGPVVNVYVPKDRVTNAHQGYGFVEFRSEEDADYAIKVLNMIKLYGKPIRVNKASQDKKSVDVGANLFVGNLDPDVDEKLLYDTFSAFGVVVSNPKV